One Brassica oleracea var. oleracea cultivar TO1000 chromosome C7, BOL, whole genome shotgun sequence genomic window carries:
- the LOC106303472 gene encoding calcium uniporter protein 1, mitochondrial-like: protein MENVATRQLSILPDFQVTKSIEGLLPLPQIRNPNDPRRKELKELEAINKVIDQKSHSLVRRELQAGHGYMILQTALFMRLTFWELTWDVMEPICFYRKLMEAQDFDAGRYDELKMLFNPKPSSARVSKILGTIQN from the exons ATGGAAAATGTGGCAACACGTCAACTTTCAATATTACCGGATTTCCAA GTAACCAAGTCCATCGAGGGCCTGCTTCCTTTACCACAGATCCGTAACCCAAACGACCCAAGAAGAAAGGAGCTAAAAGAGCTTGAAGCCATAAACAAGGTCATTGACCAGAAATCACATTCCTTGGTGAGGAGAGAGCTTCAGGCTGGTCATGGTTACATGATCCTCCAGACCGCATTGTTCATGAGGCTAACCTTCTGGGAACTCACATGGGACGTTATGGAGCCAATCTGTTTCTAT AGGAAACTGATGGAGGCTCAAGATTTTGATGCTGGGAGGTATGATGAGCTGAAGATGCTGTTTAATCCAAAGCCTTCTTCAGCTCGTGTTTCCAAGATTCTTGGAACTATACAGAATTAA
- the LOC106304456 gene encoding elongation of fatty acids protein 3-like, with product MSTALISSLTYYLSEHPYIVGFRWGHSQSWGSTWSFLITSIFLYIAVSSSLHIILSAFLPRNRSVSLGHIPDIHSLLMSILSATIFAGILLSTAAEIRDTRWFWRRSKTATPLQWLLCFPLGTRASGRVFFWSYVFYLTRFLHMLRTIFAVFCRRRLAVSQLFCNSAMAFTSFLWLEFSQSYQVLAILSTTLVYSVVYGYRFWTGFGLPGSTFPSFVVNCQLVLVVCNLVSHAGVLAMHLIKGGCNGIGAWGLNSVLNGASLLLFLNFYMRMHSPMRRHFINTSPELEPSNAKELTFED from the coding sequence ATGTCTACGGCTCTTATTAGCTCTCTCACCTACTACCTCTCCGAACATCCATACATCGTCGGTTTCCGCTGGGGCCACAGCCAATCATGGGGCTCCACGTGGTCATTTCTCATCACCTCGATATTTCTCTACATCGCCGTCTCCTCCTCCCTCCACATCATCCTCTCCGCCTTCCTCCCCCGTAACCGCTCCGTTTCTTTAGGCCACATCCCAGATATCCATAGCCTCCTCATGTCAATCCTCTCCGCCACCATTTTCGCCGGAATCCTCCTCTCCACCGCCGCGGAAATACGCGACACACGGTGGTTCTGGCGCCGGAGCAAAACCGCCACTCCTCTCCAGTGGCTCCTCTGCTTCCCGCTCGGCACGCGCGCCTCCGGTCGCGTCTTCTTCTGGTCCTACGTGTTTTACCTCACGCGGTTCCTCCACATGCTCCGAACGATCTTCGCCGTCTTCTGTCGCCGGAGGCTCGCCGTGTCTCAGCTCTTCTGCAACTCCGCCATGGCGTTCACGTCTTTCCTCTGGCTCGAGTTCTCGCAGTCGTACCAGGTTCTGGCCATTCTGTCGACGACGCTGGTTTACTCTGTCGTTTACGGTTACAGATTCTGGACCGGGTTTGGTTTACCCGGTTCGACATTTCCTTCGTTCGTGGTGAATTGTCAGCTGGTTCTCGTGGTTTGTAATCTCGTGTCCCACGCTGGGGTTCTTGCGATGCACCTCATTAAAGGCGGATGCAATGGGATCGGCGCGTGGGGTTTAAACTCTGTCCTCAACGGTGCGAGTTTGTTGCTTTTTCTTAATTTTTACATGAGAATGCATTCGCCGATGCGACGTCATTTTATCAACACTTCGCCGGAACTTGAACCTAGTAATGCAAAAGAATTAACTTTCGAGGATTAG
- the LOC106304274 gene encoding uncharacterized protein LOC106304274, translated as MGICSSSESTQVATAKLILQDGRMIEFTSPVKVGYVLQKYPMCFICNSDDMDFDDAVSAISADEELQLGQIYFALPLRWLREPLRADEMATLAVKASAALMQSGGGGGSCRRKRVDPIVAGESLKRFGSGDDTVGSGGGRRKGRDGDGGASSSSSGRRRKCYAAELSAIEE; from the coding sequence ATGGGTATATGCAGTTCGAGCGAGTCGACTCAAGTGGCGACGGCGAAACTGATTTTGCAAGACGGGAGGATGATAGAGTTTACGAGCCCCGTGAAAGTAGGATACGTTTTGCAAAAGTATCCCATGTGTTTTATCTGCAACTCAGACGATATGGACTTCGACGACGCCGTTTCAGCTATTAGCGCCGACGAGGAGCTTCAGCTAGGTCAGATATACTTCGCGCTTCCTCTTCGTTGGCTTCGTGAGCCGCTTAGAGCGGATGAGATGGCTACATTGGCCGTTAAAGCTAGCGCTGCGCTCATGCAAAGCGGTGGCGGTGGAGGAAGTTGTCGCCGGAAACGTGTAGATCCTATTGTCGCTGGTGAGTCTCTGAAGAGATTTGGCTCCGGTGATGATACAGTGGGATCCGGCGGTGGTAGAAGGAAAGGCAGAGACGGTGACGGTGGTGCTAGTAGCAGTAGTAGTGGCCGGAGGAGGAAGTGTTACGCGGCGGAGCTGAGTGCGATAGAAGAGTGA
- the LOC106301616 gene encoding oxygen-evolving enhancer protein 1, chloroplastic-like — MAAVTTVALQSLTAAKLHPPSQSVSKSFKPVTRRVSCSLHDDLKNLSLNCVEATKIAGFALATSALVVSGASAEGVPKRLTYEEIQSKTYMEVKGTGTANQCPTIEGGLESFAIKPGKYYAKKVCLEPTSFTVKAEGVSKNAKPVFQNTKLMTRLTYTLDEIEGPFDVASDGTVRFLEKDGIDYAAVTVQLPGGERVPFLFTIKQLVASGKPESFGGDFLVPSYRGSSFLDPKGRGGSTGYDNAVALPARGDDEELDKENNKNTAASVGEITFSVTKSKPESGEVIGLFESIQPSDTDLGAKTPKDVKIQGIWYAKLEQ, encoded by the exons ATGGCTGCCGTTACCACCGTGGCTCTGCAGTCTCTCACAGCCGCAAAACTCCACCCTCCTTCTCAGAGCGTCTCTAAATCCTTCAAGCCGGTGACGAGGCGTGTCTCCTGCTCCCTCCACGACGATCTTAAGAACTTGAGTCTGAACTGCGTTGAGGCTACCAAGATCGCTGGTTTTGCACTAGCCACCTCTGCTCTTGTAGTCTCG GGTGCAAGTGCAGAAGGAGTGCCGAAGAGGCTAACATACGAGGAGATACAGAGCAAGACATACATGGAAGTGAAAGGAACTGGAACCGCTAATCAGTGTCCAACCATTGAAGGTGGCTTGGAGTCATTCGCCATTAAGCCAGGCAAATACTACGCCAAGAAAGTCTGCTTGGAGCCAACTTCATTCACCGTCAAAGCAGAAGGTGTTAGCAAGAACGCCAAACCGGTTTTTCAAAACACCAAGCTCATGACCCGTCTTACCTACACACTCGACGAAATCGAAGGCCCTTTTGAT GTAGCATCTGATGGAACGGTGAGGTTTCTTGAGAAAGACGGTATAGATTACGCTGCAGTGACAGTACAACTTCCAGGTGGTGAGCGCGTACCGTTCTTGTTCACCATCAAGCAGCTCGTGGCATCGGGTAAACCAGAGAGCTTTGGAGGAGATTTCTTGGTGCCATCTTATAGAGGCTCGTCTTTCTTGGACCCAAAAGGCCGAGGTGGCTCTACAGGGTATGATAATGCAGTTGCATTACCAGCTAGAGGGGACGATGAAGAGTTGGATAAGGAGAATAACAAGAACACAGCTGCTTCTGTTGGTGAGATAACATTCAGTGTAACAAAGAGTAAACCCGAGAGCGGTGAAGTGATAGGTTTGTTTGAGAGTATTCAGCCTTCGGATACTGACTTGGGTGCTAAAACTCCTAAGGATGTCAAGATCCAGGGTATCTGGTATGCTAAACTTGAGCAATAG
- the LOC106301377 gene encoding protein misato homolog 1-like, protein MREIVTIQVGEFANFVGSHFWNFQDELLGLASDPESDPIFRNNNLDMDVLYRSGETQQGVSTYTPRLLSINFKGSLGSMSSHGTLYNQASSSRSDSSQTWFGDVDTQRSEPRKRNLFQQSLYEEEATATEIEDKDIVGSLDETVECWTDFSKSHYHPQSLYELNGLWMDSHDFNNYGAGKDLFSEASRGDEICDKLRFFVEECDHIQGVNFLVDDSGGFSPLAGDFLETMADDYTNVPVLLYSLRSPVSQKKTVINKLHDAVSFSRLSSFCKLFTPIGLPSLTGMKYLSLGDEKPYRSSAVYAAALHSSTLPFRMQHTSSDSSEVSNAMDVNTLVQLLTNRGRQNIVAILDSAMPLEKTLLTNLQTLTPEVTEDVEDNQSVESMCILGALGSEDQEATVSEVRNAVDASYDEQRPLFCNLSVSRVPLPVPLPFPSIFGNLVGRKGEILSSPASDLMCRGSLDVHSVPVATRWRSSSAVLPFLESRMVNLEKLGIQWGAVGSDVVRAWGFGREELQEMRENLAKMVSELSPHQFSESEDSD, encoded by the exons ATGAGAGAAATAGTGACGATTCAAGTCGGAGAGTTCGCGAACTTCGTCGGTTCTCATTTCTGGAACTTCCAG GATGAGTTGCTTGGGTTGGCTAGTGACCCAGAAAGCGATCCAATTTTCCGGAACAATAATCTCGACATGGACGTTCTCTACCGCTCCGGTGAGACCCAGCAG GGGGTTTCTACATACACTCCTCGTCTGCTTTCAATCAACTTCAAAG GGTCACTAGGCTCCATGAGCTCACACGGTACCCTCTACAACCAAGCTTCTTCATCAAGATCAGATTCTTCCCAAACCTG GTTTGGAGATGTTGATACTCAGAGATCTGAACCTCGAAAGAGAAACTTGTTTCAACAAAGTTTATACGAGGAAGAAGCTACAGCAACAGAGATTGAAGACAAAGACATTGTTGGATCCTTGGATGAAACCGTTGAATGCTGGACAGACTTCTCCAAATCCCACTACCACCCTCAAAGTCTCTACGAGCTAAACGGCTTATGGATGGACTCTCACGACTTCAACAACTACGGAGCCGGCAAAGACCTTTTCTCCGAGGCCTCACGCGGAGATGAGATATGCGACAAACTCCGCTTCTTCGTGGAAGAGTGTGATCACATCCAGGGCGTCAACTTCCTCGTGGACGACTCAGGAGGCTTCTCTCCTCTCGCAGGTGACTTCCTGGAGACGATGGCTGATGACTACACCAACGTTCCTGTCCTGCTTTACTCCCTGAGGAGTCCAGTGTCTCAGAAGAAGACGGTTATAAACAAGCTTCACGACGCTGTATCGTTCTCAAGACTCTCCTCCTTTTGTAAACTCTTCACTCCGATTGGTTTACCTTCCTTGACCGGGATGAAGTATCTTAGCCTCGGAGATGAGAAGCCTTATCGAAGCAGCGCGGTGTACGCAGCTGCTCTGCATTCAAGCACACTCCCTTTCAGAATGCAGCACACAAGCTCAGATTCAAGTGAAGTGTCTAACGCTATGGACGTTAATACACTTGTGCAGCTTTTAACTAACCGTGGTAGACAGAACATAGTGGCGATTCTTGATTCCGCAATGCCGTTAGAGAAGACTCTTCTAACAAATCTGCAGACTCTAACCCCTGAAGTGACTGAAGATGTTGAAGACAATCAATCAGTTGAGTCGATGTGTATACTTGGAGCTCTTGGATCAGAAGATCAAGAAGCAACGGTTTCAGAAGTGAGGAATGCTGTTGATGCATCTTATGATGAACAGAGACCGTTGTTTTGCAATCTATCTGTCTCGCGTGTTCCTCTCCCTGTGCCTCTACCGTTTCCTTCTATCTTTGGGAACCTTGTTGGGAGGAAAGGCGAGATCCTGAGCAGTCCGGCATCGGATTTGATGTGCAGAGGGTCGTTGGATGTGCACTCTGTGCCAGTAGCAACGAGATGGAGATCTTCGAGCGCGGTTTTGCCGTTCTTGGAGAGTAGGATGGTGAATTTGGAGAAGCTTGGGATACAATGGGGAGCTGTGGGGTCAGATGTGGTGAGGGCGTGGGGGTTTGGGAGAGAGGAGTTGCAGGAGATGAGGGAGAATCTGGCAAAAATGGTGTCTGAGCTGAGTCCTCATCAGTTTTCAGAATCTGAAGATTCAGATTAG
- the LOC106303925 gene encoding uncharacterized protein LOC106303925, which produces MVQTDTDRRMGLNLNISHYSLAKPLSQFLNDVSKIKDNHSKLFEIDGYVGKLEEERKKIDVFKRELPLCMLLMNEAIERLKQEASSVQGVELETDNKKNWMSSAQLWISNTNSQFQSTNEEEDRCVTHNNANQRGAILSFNVPPPPPPTAPLSLPTSEILTDYSSRIEQSHPIQKKDVRRKWSEDLHRRFVDALQKIGGSQVATPKQIRDIMKVDGLTNDEIKSHLQKYRMHIRKHPLHPAKILIASDQHGLLDRETQNLDSPQGPLVDRGCWFSNNGGHSSEEEEKSDGRSWRSGSRRKRQGLGS; this is translated from the exons ATGGTGCAAACAGATACAGATCGAAGAATGGGTCTTAATTTGAATATCTCTCATTACTCTTTAGCAAAACCATTATCTCAATTTCTCAACGATGTATCCAAAATCAAAGACAATCATTCGAAACTGTTTGAAATCGATGGATATGTTGGAAAGTTGGAGGAAGAGAGGAAGAAGATCGATGTTTTCAAACGTGAACTCCCTCTATGCATGCTCTTGATGAACGAAG CGATTGAGAGGTTGAAGCAAGAGGCTTCATCAGTACAAGGGGTAGAACTGGAAACTGATAATAAGAAGAACTGGATGAGCTCTGCTCAGTTATGGATCTCGAACACTAACTCCCAGTTTCAATCG ACAAACGAAGAAGAAGACCGGTGTGTGACTCATAATAACGCTAACCAACGAGGGGCAATTCTGTCATTTAACGTCCCTCCACCACCACCACCTACAGCTCCTCTGTCTCTTCCAACGTCAGAAATATTGACTGACTATAGCAGCAGAATTGAGCAGAGTCATCCAATTCAGAAGAAAGATGTGAGAAGGAAATGGTCTGAGGATCTTCACCGGAGGTTCGTTGATGCTCTTCAGAAGATTGGAGGGTCACAAG TGGCAACACCAAAGCAAATTAGAGATATCATGAAAGTTGATGGTTTAACCAATGATGAAATCAAGAGCCATTTACAG AAATATAGAATGCATATCCGAAAGCATCCTCTGCATCCAGCAAAGATTTTGATTGCCTCTGATCAGCATGGCTTGTTAGATAGGGAAACACAGAACTTGGATTCGCCACAAGGCCCGCTTGTTGATAGAGGTTGTTGGTTCAGTAATAATGGTGGGCATAGCTCAGAGGAAGAAGAGAAATCTGATGGACGTAGCTGGAGAAGTGGATCAAGGAGGAAGAGACAAGGGTTGGGATCTTGA
- the LOC106302113 gene encoding L-ascorbate oxidase homolog → MKQSNLLLCKLFIGTLLFWLGSVLVKAEDPYLFYTWTVTYGTRSPLGVPQQVILINGQFPGPAIEAVTNNNIVVNLINKLDEPFLITWNGIKQRRTSWQDGVLGTNCPIQPNSNWTYQFQLKDQIGTFTYFASTSMHRASGAFGALNINQRSVITTPYLTPDGDFTLLVTDWFKLSHKDLQKRLDAGYALPLPDALLINGASKGLIFTGQQGKTYKFRVSNVGIATSINFRIQNHTMTLIEVEGAHTLQESYESLDIHVGQSVTVLVTLKASVRDYYIVASSRFTKPILNTTASLRYLGSKNAVSGPLPVGPTYHIHWSMKQARTIRMNLTANAARPNPQGSYHYGTIPINRTLVLANAATMIYGKLRYTVNRISYINPTTPLKLADWYNISGVFDFKTILSTPTIGPAHFGTSVFDIELHEFVEIVFQNDERSIQSWHMDGTSAFLVGFGSGTWNETMRTRYNLVDAVARHTFQVYPLSWTSILVSLDNKGMWNLRSQIWSRRYLGQELYVRVWNDEKSLYTEAEPPLNALYCGLAKRPL, encoded by the exons ATGAAACAGTCCAATCTCCTATTATGTAAACTATTCATAGGAACCTTGTTATTTTGGTTGGGCTCTGTTTTGGTCAAAGCAGAAGATCCTTATTTATTCTACACTTGGACTGTTACCTATGGAACAAGATCTCCTTTGGGTGTTCCTCAACAG GTCATTCTTATCAACGGGCAGTTCCCTGGTCCAGCGATTGAAGCTGTCACAAACAACAACATTGTTGTTAATCTCATCAACAAGCTTGACGAACCTTTCCTCATCACTTG GAATGGAATTAAACAGAGAAGGACATCGTGGCAAGATGGAGTATTGGGAACAAACTGTCCGATCCAACCAAACTCGAACTGGACTTATCAGTTTCAACTTAAAGATCAAATCGGCACTTTCACTTACTTCGCTTCCACATCAATGCACCGAGCTAGTGGTGCTTTTGGTGCTCTCAACATTAACCAGAGATCCGTTATTACCACTCCTTATCTCACACCTGATGGTGATTTCACCCTTCTCGTCACTGACTGGTTCAAATTGAGCCACAAG GATTTGCAAAAGCGGCTTGACGCAGGCTATGCACTTCCACTTCCGGATGCTCTTCTTATCAATGGTGCTTCTAAAGGTTTAATATTTACCGGTCAACAAG GCAAAACATACAAGTTTAGGGTATCGAATGTCGGGATAGCAACATCGATAAACTTTAGGATTCAAAATCATACAATGACCCTCATTGAAGTTGAAGGCGCTCACACTCTTCAAGAGAGCTATGAGTCTCTTGACATCCACGTTGGTCAATCGGTGACGGTCTTGGTTACTTTAAAAGCTTCAGTGAGGGACTATTACATTGTAGCTTCGAGCCGGTTTACCAAACCAATATTAAACACTACCGCGAGTCTTCGTTACCTAGGCTCCAAAAACGCAGTCTCTGGCCCCCTTCCAGTTGGTCCTACTTACCATATCCACTGGTCCATGAAACAAGCAAGAACCATCAG GATGAATTTGACGGCAAATGCTGCAAGGCCAAACCCACAAGGATCATATCACTATGGTACCATACCGATAAACCGAACTTTGGTTCTAGCCAATGCGGCTACGATGATCTATGGCAAGCTTCGGTACACGGTAAACCGAATATCATACATCAACCCAACAACACCTTTGAAACTTGCCGATTGGTACAACATTTCGGGCGTGTTTGATTTCAAAACAATCCTTAGCACTCCTACAATCGGACCAGCTCATTTTGGTACATCGGTTTTCGACATTGAGCTCCATGAGTTCGTGGAAATCGTTTTCCAGAACGATGAGAGATCAATTCAATCTTGGCATATGGATGGTACTAGTGCCTTTCTTGTTGG ATTTGGGTCAGGGACATGGAATGAGACAATGAGAACACGTTACAACTTGGTTGACGCTGTTGCAAGGCACACCTTTCAG GTGTATCCGTTGTCGTGGACAAGCATATTGGTGTCGTTGGACAACAAAGGGATGTGGAATCTAAGGTCACAGATATGGTCGAGGAGGTATTTAGGACAAGAGCTCTATGTTCGTGTCTGGAACGATGAGAAGTCTCTATACACTGAAGCTGAACCGCCTCTCAACGCTCTTTATTGCGGCCTAGCCAAACGTCCCCTTTAG